The Homo sapiens chromosome 5, GRCh38.p14 Primary Assembly genome includes a window with the following:
- the CETN3 gene encoding centrin-3 isoform 2 (isoform 2 is encoded by transcript variant 2), with protein MSLALRSELVVDKTKRKKRRELSEEQKQEIKDAFELFDTDKDEAIDYHELKVAMRALGFDVKKADVLKILKDYDREATGKITFEDFNEVVTDWILERDPHEEILKAFKLFDDDDSGKISLRNLRRVARELGENMSDEELRAMIEEFDKDGDGEINQEEFIAIMTGDI; from the exons ATGAGTTTAGCTCTGAG AAGTGAGCTTGTAGTGgacaaaacaaagaggaaaaaaagaagagaactgtctgaggaacagaaacaagaaattaaaGATGCTTTTGAACTATTTGATACAGACAAAGATGAAGCAATAGATTATCATGAATTAAAG GTGGCAATGAGAGCCTTGGGGTTTGATGTAAAAAAAGCTGATGTACTGAAGATTCTTAAAGATTATGACAGAGAAGCCACAGGGAAAATCACCTTTGAAGATTTTAATGAAGTTG TGACAGACTGGATATTGGAAAGAGATCCCCATGAAGAAATACTCAAGGCATTTAAactatttgatgatgatgattCAGGTAAAATAAGCTTGAGGAATTTGCGACGTGTTGCTAGAGAATTGGGTGAAAACATGAGTGATGAAGAACTTCGAGCTATGATAGAAGAATTTGACAAAGATGGTGATGGAGAAA